The Micromonospora sp. WMMD961 genome has a segment encoding these proteins:
- a CDS encoding DUF397 domain-containing protein codes for MAQHPKGDFDLSRAVWQRAEGDTSDSAVEVAFVDDLIGMRNSAEPEGPVLVFTQAEWDAFVAGAQDGEFDLD; via the coding sequence ATGGCGCAGCACCCCAAGGGCGACTTCGACCTCTCTCGGGCGGTCTGGCAGCGGGCCGAGGGGGACACCTCCGACAGCGCCGTGGAGGTCGCCTTCGTCGACGATCTGATCGGGATGCGCAACTCGGCCGAGCCGGAGGGGCCGGTGCTCGTCTTCACCCAGGCCGAGTGGGACGCGTTCGTGGCCGGCGCGCAGGACGGCGAGTTCGACCTGGACTGA
- a CDS encoding cytochrome P450 — protein MARTPADRSPDSTLALLRAGYRFIGERCERYDSDVFRTRILLAPTICLRGRPATELFYDTERFRRATAMPLRVQRTLTGRGGVQGLDGTEHTDRKAMFMSIMTPAAIRQLGQLFDAEWRARIPAWEAAGPVSLYAELGRLLTRVVYAWVGVPLPTSQVEDRAVELHAMIEAPALVGPRHWRGLLARRRAERQLADLVERTRAGLAPAPAGSALAVIAEHRDGRGDLLPRRIAAVELLNLLRPVVAVDQYMTFAALALHDHPGWRDRVRDDDEATEQFVQEVRRYYPFFPMAAARVRRSFDWQGHHFPRGRRVLLDLYGTNHHPTLWPEPELFRPERFAGRRVDPFALIPQGGGDHWAGHRCAGEWITIDLMKRAVANLTTTMRYDVPVQDLTLDLRRMPALPPLGLTLTNIRRTE, from the coding sequence ATGGCGAGAACGCCGGCCGACCGCAGCCCGGACAGCACCCTCGCGCTGCTCCGCGCCGGCTACCGGTTCATCGGCGAGCGCTGCGAGCGGTACGACAGCGACGTCTTCCGGACCCGGATCCTGCTCGCCCCGACCATCTGCCTGCGCGGCCGGCCGGCGACGGAGTTGTTCTACGACACCGAACGCTTCCGACGCGCCACCGCGATGCCGCTGCGGGTGCAGCGGACCCTCACCGGTCGGGGCGGTGTGCAGGGACTCGACGGGACGGAACACACCGACCGCAAGGCCATGTTCATGTCGATCATGACGCCGGCCGCCATCCGGCAGCTCGGCCAACTCTTCGACGCCGAGTGGCGCGCTCGGATCCCCGCCTGGGAGGCCGCCGGGCCGGTGTCGCTCTACGCCGAGCTGGGCCGGCTGCTGACCCGGGTGGTGTACGCCTGGGTCGGGGTGCCGCTGCCAACCTCGCAGGTCGAGGACCGCGCCGTCGAGCTGCACGCCATGATCGAGGCGCCGGCGCTGGTCGGCCCCCGGCACTGGCGGGGACTGCTCGCCCGTCGCCGCGCCGAACGCCAGCTCGCCGACCTGGTCGAACGGACCCGGGCCGGCCTCGCTCCGGCACCGGCCGGCAGCGCCCTGGCCGTGATCGCCGAACACCGGGACGGGCGGGGCGACCTGCTCCCCCGCCGGATCGCGGCGGTGGAGCTCCTGAACCTGCTGCGCCCGGTGGTCGCCGTCGACCAGTACATGACCTTCGCCGCACTCGCCCTGCACGACCATCCGGGCTGGCGGGACCGGGTCCGCGACGACGACGAGGCCACCGAGCAGTTCGTCCAGGAGGTACGCCGCTACTACCCGTTCTTCCCGATGGCGGCGGCCCGGGTCCGGCGCTCCTTCGACTGGCAGGGCCACCACTTCCCCCGCGGCCGTCGGGTGCTGCTCGACCTGTACGGCACCAACCACCACCCGACGCTCTGGCCGGAACCGGAGCTGTTCCGTCCGGAGCGGTTCGCCGGGCGACGCGTGGACCCGTTCGCGCTGATCCCCCAGGGCGGCGGCGACCACTGGGCCGGACACCGGTGCGCCGGTGAGTGGATCACCATCGACCTGATGAAACGGGCGGTCGCCAACCTGACCACCACCATGCGCTACGACGTACCGGTCCAGGACCTGACCCTGGACCTGCGCCGGATGCCGGCGCTGCCGCCCCTCGGCCTGACCCTCACCAACATCCGCCGCACCGAGTGA
- a CDS encoding glycosyltransferase family 2 protein, whose product MTYVLPLRWHSDNGLVELTDYLRWLAERVDVLVVDGSAPDLFARHADAWAGLVRHLPADATGPGRNGKVVGVRTGVHAAEHEHVVIADDDVRYDEAGLTAVHRLLGRVDLVRPQNYFDPLPWHAWWDTGRTLLNRALGADYPGTLAVRRSAFLAVGGYDPDVLFENLELIRTMRAYDRSEAAPAWLYVRRLPPDAAHFRSQRIRQAYDDLAQPARLLTALAVLPVLAAAVAARRPALVLGAAAGIVTLAEVGRRRAGGAVVFPPTTALAAPVWLLERGVCGWLAVAQRFLLGGVRYGDSRIRRAAHPTRALRPHRSVRRSP is encoded by the coding sequence ATGACGTACGTGCTGCCGCTGCGCTGGCACAGCGACAACGGCCTGGTCGAGTTGACCGACTACCTGCGCTGGCTGGCCGAGCGCGTCGACGTGCTCGTGGTCGACGGTTCGGCACCGGACCTCTTCGCCCGGCACGCCGACGCCTGGGCGGGGCTGGTCCGGCACCTCCCAGCCGACGCCACCGGTCCCGGCCGCAACGGGAAGGTGGTCGGCGTACGCACCGGCGTGCACGCGGCAGAGCACGAACACGTGGTCATCGCCGACGACGACGTACGGTACGACGAGGCGGGGCTGACCGCCGTGCACCGACTGCTCGGCCGGGTCGATCTGGTCCGACCGCAGAACTACTTCGACCCGCTGCCCTGGCACGCCTGGTGGGACACCGGCCGGACGCTGCTCAACCGGGCGCTCGGCGCGGACTACCCGGGGACTCTCGCCGTGCGTCGCAGTGCCTTCCTCGCCGTCGGCGGGTACGACCCGGACGTCCTCTTCGAGAACCTGGAACTGATCCGCACCATGCGCGCGTACGACCGCTCCGAGGCCGCACCGGCCTGGCTCTACGTACGCCGGCTGCCTCCGGACGCCGCGCACTTCCGAAGCCAACGGATCCGTCAGGCGTACGACGACCTGGCCCAGCCGGCGCGCCTGCTGACCGCGCTCGCGGTCCTGCCGGTACTGGCGGCGGCGGTCGCGGCCCGACGGCCCGCACTGGTGCTCGGCGCGGCAGCCGGCATCGTCACCCTCGCCGAGGTGGGCCGGCGCCGAGCGGGCGGTGCCGTGGTCTTCCCTCCGACGACGGCGCTGGCGGCGCCGGTCTGGCTGCTGGAGCGCGGGGTCTGCGGTTGGCTCGCGGTCGCCCAGCGGTTCCTGCTCGGCGGCGTCCGGTACGGCGACAGCCGGATCCGCCGGGCCGCCCACCCGACCCGTGCACTGCGGCCCCACCGGAGCGTTCGTCGAAGCCCCTGA
- a CDS encoding DUF3618 domain-containing protein, translating into MSTDPDQIRREIEATRNSLSSDVDALAYKVSPSRIVDDRKQRARSALQNVRDKVMGTASDLGHGTGHAAHSVGDRASSAAAGVGDAAQSAAATVSDAAHSAPRVIRQKSQGNPLAAGLIAFGVGWLASSLIPASRREQQAATQLKERVSEHSGAVTEKLSTVANELKEELREPAQQAAESVKSTAQDAVHAVKDDTRSAAHDVRDQAQQSRHQVSP; encoded by the coding sequence ATGAGCACCGATCCCGACCAGATCCGCCGGGAGATCGAAGCCACCCGTAACAGCCTCAGCTCCGATGTGGACGCGTTGGCGTACAAGGTCAGCCCGAGCCGCATCGTCGACGACCGCAAGCAGCGGGCCCGTTCCGCTCTGCAGAATGTGAGGGACAAGGTCATGGGAACCGCGTCTGACCTCGGCCACGGCACCGGCCACGCCGCCCACTCGGTCGGTGACCGCGCCTCGTCGGCGGCCGCCGGCGTCGGTGACGCCGCGCAGTCGGCGGCTGCCACGGTCAGCGACGCCGCCCACAGCGCGCCGCGGGTGATCCGGCAGAAGTCCCAGGGCAACCCTCTCGCCGCCGGTCTGATCGCGTTCGGCGTCGGCTGGCTGGCCTCGTCGCTGATCCCGGCCTCCCGCCGTGAGCAGCAGGCCGCGACCCAGCTCAAGGAGCGGGTCAGCGAGCACAGCGGCGCGGTGACGGAGAAGCTGAGCACGGTGGCGAACGAGCTCAAGGAAGAGCTGCGCGAGCCGGCCCAGCAGGCCGCCGAGTCGGTGAAGTCCACCGCCCAGGACGCCGTGCACGCGGTCAAGGACGACACGAGGTCCGCCGCACACGACGTCCGGGACCAGGCCCAGCAGTCCCGGCACCAGGTCAGCCCCTGA
- a CDS encoding phage holin family protein has translation MTMPTQGPGLGAGHHPDAGAPHTAAEVKSSSLGDLMRQVTTDLSTLMRQEVELAKAEIRQEGKKAGKAAGLFGGAGFGGYMVALFVSIAVWQFLDNVMDSGLAALIVAVIWAGVAAVLYSMAKKNAQHVRGLKQTNDSVQRIPDALKPHPEGVTR, from the coding sequence ATGACCATGCCGACGCAGGGGCCCGGACTGGGTGCCGGCCACCACCCCGACGCGGGTGCCCCGCACACCGCCGCCGAGGTGAAGAGCAGTTCGTTGGGCGACCTGATGCGTCAGGTGACCACGGACCTGTCGACGCTGATGCGTCAGGAGGTCGAGCTGGCCAAGGCCGAGATCCGCCAGGAGGGCAAGAAGGCCGGCAAGGCGGCCGGGCTCTTCGGCGGGGCCGGCTTCGGCGGCTACATGGTGGCGCTCTTCGTGTCCATCGCCGTGTGGCAGTTCCTGGACAACGTCATGGACTCCGGCCTGGCCGCGCTGATCGTGGCCGTGATCTGGGCCGGGGTCGCCGCGGTCCTCTACTCCATGGCCAAGAAGAACGCCCAGCACGTACGCGGGCTCAAGCAGACCAACGACAGCGTGCAGCGGATCCCCGACGCGCTCAAGCCACACCCGGAGGGAGTCACCCGATGA
- a CDS encoding DUF4383 domain-containing protein — translation MARGARGGRPATPRPRVQLAALAVAGVFLLIGVLGFIPGITTDYGELRFGGHHSDARLLGLFQVSILHNAVHLIFGLAGLAMARSVAGARVFLAAGGAIYLALWLYGLVIEAINPEGGANILPVNDADNWLHLALGFGMLALGLLLSNQAGTGGRLDSPADHH, via the coding sequence ATGGCACGAGGCGCGCGAGGTGGCCGACCGGCCACTCCCCGACCCCGGGTCCAGCTGGCCGCGCTGGCCGTCGCCGGCGTCTTCCTGCTGATCGGCGTCCTCGGCTTCATCCCCGGCATCACCACCGACTACGGCGAGCTGAGATTCGGCGGACACCACTCGGACGCGCGGCTGCTCGGGCTGTTCCAGGTGTCGATCCTGCACAACGCGGTGCACCTGATCTTCGGGCTGGCGGGTCTGGCCATGGCCCGCAGCGTCGCCGGCGCCCGCGTGTTCCTGGCCGCCGGCGGTGCGATCTACCTGGCGCTCTGGCTCTACGGGCTGGTGATCGAGGCGATCAACCCGGAGGGCGGGGCGAACATCCTGCCGGTCAACGACGCCGACAACTGGTTGCACCTCGCGCTCGGCTTCGGAATGCTCGCGCTCGGGCTGCTGCTGTCGAACCAGGCTGGCACCGGCGGACGCCTGGACAGCCCCGCCGACCACCACTGA
- a CDS encoding GNAT family N-acetyltransferase gives MLIESRPATDPEIAALVVAQQRELREADGGLDGQVFVPHDDVRYLAVVVNGRAVACGGLQALDAETGEVKRMYVRPAYRGRGIARQLLAALEECAFRQGHSVVCLETGTYLPAAIGLYTSCGYDPIPVYGEYVGNPYSVCFAKRLPVAA, from the coding sequence ATGCTGATCGAGTCCCGTCCTGCCACCGATCCGGAGATCGCCGCCCTCGTCGTCGCGCAGCAGCGTGAGCTGCGCGAAGCCGACGGCGGGCTGGACGGGCAGGTCTTCGTACCGCACGACGACGTCCGATACCTGGCGGTGGTGGTCAACGGTCGGGCGGTCGCCTGCGGAGGGCTCCAGGCGCTCGACGCGGAGACCGGCGAGGTCAAGCGGATGTACGTCCGGCCCGCGTACCGGGGGCGGGGCATCGCCCGCCAGTTGCTGGCCGCGCTCGAGGAGTGCGCGTTCCGGCAGGGGCATTCGGTGGTCTGCCTGGAGACCGGCACCTACCTGCCGGCCGCGATCGGGTTGTACACCTCGTGTGGCTACGACCCGATCCCGGTGTACGGAGAGTACGTGGGCAACCCGTACAGCGTCTGTTTCGCCAAGCGGCTGCCGGTCGCGGCCTGA
- the obgE gene encoding GTPase ObgE — MATFVDRVVLHLQAGDGGHGCVSIHREKFKPFGGPDGGNGGHGGSVSLVVDPQVTTLLDFHFHPHVKADNGKGGAGSNRDGGNGHNLVLKVPNGTVVQTTDGTVLADMVGAGTTFEVARGGRGGRGNASLANAKRKAPGFAELGEPGDQLDIVLELKSVADVGLVGFPSAGKSSLISVISAAKPKIADYPFTTLVPNLGVVRLDNHTFTVADVPGLIPGAATGKGLGLEFLRHIERCAVLVHVIDSATLEPGRDPVADIDAIEAELSQYGGLTERPRLVAVNKVDVPDGRDLAEIVRPDLEERGYRVFEVSAATREGLKELTYAMAELVEAERKAAPPAEPTRIVIRPLAVDDAGFTITAEADGSFTVHGVRPERWVKQTNFDNDEAVGYLADRLARLGVEDKLAKAGAQPGDLVRIGEREFDWQPTLFAGVEFVPGNRGTDVRLEEKSNRASAADRLAARKARRVRSADEVGADASDDLEDIDDEDDAE, encoded by the coding sequence GTGGCAACGTTCGTTGACCGGGTCGTTCTGCACCTGCAGGCCGGCGATGGTGGGCACGGGTGTGTCTCGATCCACCGCGAGAAGTTCAAGCCCTTCGGTGGGCCGGACGGCGGCAACGGCGGGCACGGCGGCAGCGTCTCGCTGGTGGTCGACCCGCAGGTGACCACGCTGCTCGACTTCCACTTCCACCCGCACGTCAAGGCCGACAACGGCAAGGGTGGCGCCGGCTCGAACCGGGACGGCGGCAACGGCCACAACCTGGTGCTGAAGGTGCCGAACGGCACCGTCGTGCAGACCACCGACGGCACCGTGCTCGCCGACATGGTCGGTGCCGGCACCACCTTCGAGGTGGCGCGTGGTGGGCGCGGCGGGCGGGGCAACGCCTCGCTGGCCAACGCCAAGCGCAAGGCTCCGGGCTTCGCCGAGCTGGGCGAGCCCGGCGACCAGTTGGACATCGTGCTGGAGCTCAAGAGCGTCGCCGACGTCGGTCTGGTGGGCTTCCCGTCGGCCGGCAAGTCATCGCTGATCTCGGTGATCTCCGCGGCCAAGCCGAAGATCGCCGACTACCCGTTCACCACCCTCGTGCCCAACCTCGGCGTGGTCCGGCTGGACAACCACACCTTCACCGTCGCCGACGTGCCGGGTCTGATCCCCGGCGCGGCGACCGGCAAGGGTTTGGGTCTGGAGTTCCTCCGGCACATCGAGCGTTGCGCGGTGCTGGTGCACGTCATCGACTCGGCGACCCTGGAACCCGGACGTGACCCGGTCGCCGACATCGACGCCATCGAGGCCGAGCTGAGCCAGTACGGCGGGCTGACCGAGCGCCCGCGACTGGTGGCGGTGAACAAGGTCGACGTGCCGGACGGCCGGGACCTCGCCGAGATCGTGCGCCCGGACCTGGAGGAGCGCGGTTACCGGGTGTTCGAGGTCTCCGCCGCCACCCGGGAAGGGCTCAAGGAGCTGACCTACGCGATGGCCGAGCTGGTCGAGGCTGAGCGCAAGGCCGCGCCGCCCGCCGAGCCGACCAGGATCGTGATCCGTCCGCTCGCCGTGGACGACGCCGGGTTCACCATCACCGCCGAGGCGGACGGCTCGTTCACCGTGCACGGTGTCCGGCCGGAACGCTGGGTCAAGCAGACCAACTTCGACAACGACGAGGCGGTCGGCTACCTGGCCGACCGGCTGGCCCGGCTCGGGGTGGAGGACAAGCTGGCCAAGGCCGGCGCGCAGCCCGGTGACCTGGTCCGGATCGGCGAGCGCGAGTTCGACTGGCAGCCGACGCTCTTCGCCGGCGTGGAGTTCGTACCCGGTAACCGGGGCACCGACGTCCGCCTGGAGGAGAAGTCGAACCGGGCCTCCGCGGCGGACCGGCTCGCCGCCCGCAAGGCCCGCCGGGTGCGGTCGGCCGACGAGGTCGGTGCGGACGCCTCCGACGACCTCGAGGACATCGACGACGAGGACGACGCCGAGTAG